A section of the Candidatus Desulfofervidus auxilii genome encodes:
- a CDS encoding nucleotidyltransferase: MKKSLDRIKEILKKHKKELKEKYGVKEIGIFG; encoded by the coding sequence ATGAAAAAATCGCTTGACAGGATAAAGGAAATTCTTAAAAAGCACAAAAAAGAGCTAAAAGAAAAATATGGTGTTAAAGAAATCGGCATTTTTGGT